The following coding sequences lie in one Ostrea edulis chromosome 8, xbOstEdul1.1, whole genome shotgun sequence genomic window:
- the LOC125662647 gene encoding uncharacterized protein LOC125662647, producing MHFHRMRFVSLSSFCGLNSWTIYPMDKRTTGSQGFEPNSAQVARSNESVLLQTRILRPTSLDKIEKVPPPIPPRSVSIGNSTKKINESSNNRWKADIKPYGSDRKMIKEKLVSIYDDILRILKSPEYDANLQRCLERAFPDNIACIEKRKRDICEADHGIVISGETSAGKSTLINKILGTKLFKGRNRESTSTVCKIRNSDEVKVKTEMESGAVSEIDVPEIDVGSKEGEKELRKILKRMTDMTIVNSGTKYRSVDIGIPVPFLEGNTIIVDTPGIGGSGTVTRKLMDYLPNAVSFIFVINVANAGGMQQDRLPEILRAITNLQSENEMPCFDPSRVIFVTNKWDSIENDSDDSSEEDEVEKTWQSVTKRIHRLWPSVRNENIFRMNLKEVCCEHSPSSKEFKKFRHALETVIKENESFRIECHFRYISSLLDAMSKGIYSKLKLVTRTKQEQEKKKTEHQKKIQELKTICRSKRTVWQNRIRRFIEEQAYRSLEYMSSDLGKERILNPAKWKPIMKISYAPKKLGQEVENRVAEYIESIVRCPEVVGEFQELKDRILEFCEEMSLEIEKMENEWTGLADVEDKASVSEKEQSVMPYIAGAFATPILFPMMVAGAAVAVAAAPLALPLVAIWASNGNKRRIVDEKYDKYKLTIRSSICNALETHYGEAFDRIITNVTQREMQRKIDFIEEILQQLAEHREEILANQERIFILVQKIAPLPLVLEDIKQMLCCHETDFN from the exons ATGCACTTTCATCGAATGCGTTTTGTTTCTTTGTCCTCATTTTGTGGATTGAACAGTTGGACAATTTATCCCATGGACAAGAGAACCACAGGATCACAAGGCTTTGAACC GAACAGTGCACAAGTAGCGAGATCCAATGAATCTGTTTTACTACAAACACGCATATTGCGACCAACTAGCTTGGATAAAATCGAGAAAGTTCCTCCTCCAATTCCACCAAGATCAGTTTCAATAGGAAATAGCACAAAG aaaattaatgaatcaaGCAACAATCGATGGAAAGCTGACATCAAACCGTATGG gtcagaTAGAAAAATGATTAAGGAAAAATTAGTTTCCATATACGATGACATTCTGCGGATTCTGAAAAGTCCTGAATATGACGCAAACCTTCAACGTTGTCTTGAAAGAGCTTTTCCAGATAATATCGCGTGCATCGAAAAACGAAAGAGAGATATTTGTGAGGCAGATCATGGCATTGTAATTTCTG GAGAAACTAGTGCTGGTAAGTCTACTCTCATCAACAAAATACTTGGAACGAAACTTTTTAAGGGCAGAAATAGGGAATCTACATCGACAGTTTGCAAAATAAGAAACTCAGATGAAGTCAAGGTTAAAACGGAAATGGAATCAGGAGCTGTTTCAGAGATAGATGTACCAGAAATTGATGTAGGAAGCAAAGAAGGCGAAAAAGAACTTCGAAAGATTTTGAAGAGAATGACGGACATGACCATCGTCAACAGTGGTACAAAGTACAGAAGTGTGGATATAGGGATTCCTGTGCCATTTTTGGAG GGGAACACGATCATCGTGGATACACCTGGTATTGGTGGATCGGGAACAGTCACCCGGAAATTGATGGATTATTTGCCAAACGCCGTCTCttttatatttgttattaatGTGGCAAATGCTGGGGGCATGCAACAAGATAGG CTGCCAGAAATACTTAGAGCAATCACTAACCTACAGAGTGAAAATGAAATGCCATGTTTTGATCCGAGTAGAGTCATTTTCGTTACTAACAAATGGGACTCCATCGAAAATGACTCGGATGACAGCAGTGAAGAAGACGAAGTGGAAAAAACATGGCAGAGTGTTACAAAAAGAATTCACAGACTTTGGCCGTCTGTGAGGAACGAGAACATATTCAGAATGAATTTAAAAGAG gTTTGCTGTGAGCACTCACCTTCTTCTAAAGAGTTCAAAAAATTTCGCCATGCTTTGGAAACTGTTATAAAGGAAAATGAAAGCTTTCGGATAGAATGTCATTTCAG ATATATAAGTTCACTACTAGATGCCATGTCGAAGGGAATCTACAGCAAGCTGAAATTGGTGACGAGAACAAAGCAAGAACAGGAAAAAAAGAAAACGGAACATCAGAAGAAAATTCAAGAGCTGAAGACGATATGCAGATCG AAAAGAACTGTCTGGCAAAATCGAATTAGAAGATTTATCGAGGAACAGGCATATAGAAGTTTGGAGTATATGTCATCAGATCTCGGAAAAGAGAGAATATTGAATCCAGCTAAGTGGAAACCAATCATGAAAATATCTTATGCGCCTAAAAAACTTGGCCAGGAAGTAGAAAACAGAGTAGCCGAGTATATTGAAAGCATAGTGCGGTGTCCAGAGGTTGTCGGAGAGTTTCAGGAACTGAAAGACAGAATATTAGAATTCTGTGAAGAGATGTCTCTGGAAATAGAGAAGATGGAGAACGAATGGACAGGACTCGCCGATGTAGAAGATAAAGCGTCTGTTTCTGAAAAGGAACAATCTGTTATGCCTTATATTGCTGGTGCTTTCGCCACTCCGATATTATTTCCAATGATGGTGGCTGGCGCTGCTGTTGCGGTAGCTGCAGCACCATTAGCTTTACCTCTTGTTGCCATTTGGGCAAGCAATGGCAATAAGAGAAGAATCGTAGATGAGAAGTATGACAAGTATAAATTAACAATTCGAAGCAGTATATGTAACGCATTGGAAACTCATTATGGGGAAGCATTTGATAGAATTATAACAAATGTCACGCAGAGAGAAATGCAACGGAAGATAGATTTCATTGAAGAAATTCTTCAGCAGTTGGCTGAACATCGAGAAGAAATACTTGCAAACCAGGAGCGTATATTTATACTTGTACAGAAAATAGCACCTCTTCCACTCGTGTTGGAGGACATTAAGCAAATGTTATGCTGTCATGAAACTGATTTCAATTAA